The stretch of DNA GATCTCCCTGGTGCACACCTACCCGCTGTGGATTCCGTCCTTCGCCGAGTGCCACGGAGGCGTGCTGAGAAAGGCCCGCGAGATGCGCGACCATTTCGAGGACTTTCACGTGATGAACCCCGGGAGGACCGTCCACCTCGACATGCGCGACCTTACCGACCTTCCCGGACTCTCCGCGAAGCTGGCACGGATTGGCATCCTGATCCAGCCCGCCGCCTGGCGCGCGGTTGAAGAGGTCCGCCCCGGCCAGCTCGGTGCCGTTCGCGCCGAGATCAAGCGGCTGATCCACGAGCGGGAAATTGTGGAGCCATCCAGCGATTCCCACGGCATTGACTTCTACGGATCGGAGAACCCATACGCGGCTCAAGAAGCTGCCGACAACGCCCGCTTGCGCGATGAACCACAGCGAAAATCCGACGTGGCCAAGGTGTTCCGCCCGCCGATTCCTGAGCCCTGTCCCGGGCTGAAGGTCGAGATCCACACGCTGCGCCATGGTGAGCCTGATTGGCTGGCCGAGTGCGCGGCTAGCCTCGATGAGTGGTGCTGGCGGCAGGGATACCCTCTCCACGTGAGTGGGCTGAACCCCGACTATCCGGAGGCGAAATTCTGCGAGGTGGACATGCTGCGGCAGTTCCTTGCCGGCGATGCCGACTTCATGCTCTACGTCGATGCGGATGTGATGGTGCATCCCTCCGCCCCTGCGCCTGCCTTCCTCCGCTCTGGCGGCTTCCACGTGATGCCGGACAAGCCTTACAAGAAGGTCTCCGGGGTGTGGCCGGAATGGATGGCCGAACACTTCCCCGAGCTCGATCCCTTCGCTTGGACCTATCGGAATGCGGGAGTGTGGGGATGTGACCGGGCCGCCGCAGAGGCGATGCTGGCCGTGATACGCGAGCCCTACATCTCCGGGCACCAGGAGCAGCACCAGTTCAACGCGTGGCTGGCGGAAGCCGCCGTGAAGGGAATGGAGGTCCACGAGCTGAGCCCGGAATGGAACCGCTTCCCTGACAAGCAGACCGGGCCCGCGTGGTTCCACCACCTGGCCGGAGGATCGAAGATTCGGAAGCTCAAGAGGCTCCGCCGAGCCGGCTACCTGCCCGCGCGCCCGGAGGCCTTCCCTGAGCAAGAGAGCACCGGTGAGCGCGCCGTGTGCTGGCTGTGGAAGGCGGATGCCGCCGGCTGGGATGAACTTCGGCACAGCATGCGCTCCGTGCGCGAGAACCTGACGGAAACGGTCCCCTTCCACCTCTTCGCAGACGAGCGCCCGGACTGGCTGGACGATCACGCCGGCGTCACCTTTCACCTGACGCCCAGCTACCCGGAGGCGATAGCCAGAGCGGTGCAGATCGCGGACGAGGTGCTGCTCTTCAACGATGACATTTTCCTGCTCAAGCCGCAGTCGTGGGATGACTTCCGGGTCGCCATCTACCGCGGCGTGGAGCTGGTGCGGGACATCCGTGACAACCTGGTATGCACGAACCGCTGGCGGCAAGGTGTGGGCCGGGCAGCGCTCTCGCTCTATCACCACGGGCACGGAACCGTGCGCGACTTCAGCACCCACACGCCCTATCTCTTCCAGCGCGGGCGTTCCATTACCACTATGCAGCGCCACGGCTGCTGGTGGAAGATGCCCTTTGAGACCCTGTATCACACGGACCACGGCACGCCGTGCCGGCGGATGGACGGGGACAAAACCACCTCGCTGCCTTCCGAGGCCCGCTTCCTGAACCACGGGAGCCAGACGCCAGAGCTGGCGCTGAGACAGGCGATCTCATCCCGCTTTGCCACCGCGCCGTGGGAGATGGATCACAAGAATGTGATGGCAGGAGATAAGGCGACCGTGTAGGCAGGTCCTATGAAAGCGCTCCTCCTGCCCTTCCTGCTTTGCGCCGCCGCCCTTGCCGAGCCGACGGTACCGGCCGTGGATCAGAAGCCAGCCGCCACGGTGGTGGAGAAGCCGATCGCCAAGCTGGCGAAGCTGGAGACACGGGAGCGCTACACCTTCATTGAGGTGCAGATCCTCGAAAAGGTCCCGGATGGCGTCTACATCCGCCACAAGGAGGGAGTGCCCCCCCGCGGTGTCGAATCACTTTTGAAATACGGTGGACTGAGCTTCATTCCATACGAGTCACTGCCCGATGCGGTCCGCAAGCAGATGGGAGGCTTCACAGCTCCCGAAGCTCGCAAGTTTCGTGAGAAGAAGGCGGAGGCAGACAAGGTCGGCGACCGCCACATCTTAACGGAGCACAAGGATTTCATCGCTTACGATCCGAAAGGGGATCGTAACTTTGCCGGAGAATAGGGGGCCAGTGGAGCACATGGGCATGGCCCCGTGAGCGTGCATCATTGCGCCGTTATGAAGGTGAGGAAAATTGAACAGACTACTCCTAGGCGCAACATGCTGCTGGTAGGGGCTTTCAATGCCTTCATTGACTGCCGCTCGCTCGGTAAATCTCTCCCCTGCTCGTGAAGCGGAAAGCATCCAAATCGAAGCCCGCGAGCAAGCCGCGCGGGCGCCCCACGAAGTTCACGCCGGCACGCGCAGCGAAGATCTGCGCCGAGCTTTCGGAGGGCAAGCCCTTGACATTGATCTGCAAGTCCAAGGGAATGCCGTGCGACTCGACGGTGCGGGACTGGGTCAAGGCTCATCCCAAATTCGCCGAAGACTACCGCTTCGCCCGAGAGATGGGATTTGATGCCATCGCATGGCAAATCCTCGCAATCGCGGACAACACCGGCCACGAAGACAAAGACACCATCAAAACTGATTTTGGTGATGTTCCGAACAAGGAGTGGGTGATGAGGAGCAAGCTGCGCGTAGACGCGCGTTTCCGCCTCCTCCGGGTTTGGGACCCGTCGCGATACGGAGAAAAGGTCGCCACTGAGATCACCGGTAAAGACGGAGGCGCGTTGAAAATTGTAGCTGATGAGGAGACGCTAAGTAAAATCAAGGCTGCAAGCGCCATTGCATCCTTCGTGCGACCTCCAGGGGCGTATTTCAGCGGTGAGCGGAAGGGGATGGGCGGCTAGCCCGCTAATTCGCCCGCGAAAGCCACCTAGAGGCATCTATGCTCAGTTATGTTTGAAGGGATCGACCCAAAAGCCTTTGGGGGAAAGTTGCTCCTGCTTTTCGCACATGCTGGATGCGGGACGCATTCGCAGCGTGAACCATCTTCTTTCAAAGTGTCCGTGGGTGGACCGGCACGAGAGATGCGAGCTCTGCGGCATGCCAAGAATTCCCAACCGACGAAACCCCGACGCGCCCTCGAACAGCGCCGGCCTTATCTTTATCATCGTTGTGGTGGTAATCGCAGCAGTTGTCATTGCGATTATCCGGAACACCTGGCCGTCGGCTGATCGATTGCCAACTGACACACCACAGCCCGTCGAGGCTCCCACGTCGGCCAGTGACCGGTAGCCCTGCCTCTTTGCACTGCCAGGGCGGATGAATCCAAGACCAAAGCGTCACGCAGGGTGAATGTCGGTATTGTTGCTATTGCAGTCATCCGACCTGCTGACTGCGGTTTAGGTCAAATTTCGTATCGTGCCTGCGAGCAGAGGAGGCACGTCCAGCTCCGACTACTTCCTCTGCCAGAGAAGCTCGATCAGTGACGCCCCGGCCGCTTCACAAACGAGATGTCCGTTCTTCGTGGCGACGGGCTTCAGCATACCCCTGCGCTTGCCGGGTTCCGTTCGCCACACCTTGAATTCATTTCTGGTCTTACGCTTCGGAGGCGGGATGATGCGGATCGCATGGCGTCGCGGCGTCGATCCGACCACCTTAAATTTCACCAGCACGCGGTCCGGACGCTTGCCCTCCAAGGAGAACTCCACGCCGGACAAAGGCACCGCGCACCAGACCATGAATGGAATCTTCCGCCACCGGTGGAAGGTTCGCGTGGCGATCGCTAGGGCGAGCCCGGCCCCATACACTTCCTGACCCACCTGACCCGCCGGTGCCATCGAGGCGTAGAGATCCTCCAGCGGCACCGGGAGGTTGCGGGTAATGACTCCCTCCCGAGGAGAGTCCGAGATAGAAGCCGCGGGAAGCTCGCTCGGGAAATAATAGCGAGCCCGTCCGGAGAGGTGCTTCCCGTATTCAACCAAAAGATCGAGCAGAGCCGGAGGAATGGCCTCACCCATCTCTGCGATATAGAGGCGGCTGGCGGCAAAGATCTCCGCCTCCTCATAAGGTGCGATGTAAGGTGCATCGTGAAGAGGCGGCAGACCAAGATAGGTGGACCACGGACTGCCGGGGCGTGCGGGCTCCCACATCCACAGGTGGCTGAGTACGCTGGCCATGCACACAACGCTGAGCTCTTTGTAGAGAGCGTTCCCGGTGGCCATCCAAAGCCGGGCTAGAGCCACGCCCGCCAAGACGGTGTTGTTGGTCTGGTAAAGCATCCCGAAGCCCAGGCACGCCAGCATTGACGCTGCTTCTTCCGCTTGGTCGAGAAAGCGCCTGTCGGCAGTAAGTTCCCATGCCTGAAGCATCACGTAAGCATACAGTCCGGCGGCATTCCTCTCTCCGCCCATGCCTTCTTTCACCTCTCGCTTGATGACCCGGAAGGTCTTCCGATGGTAAAAGACGGGCCAGTCATGATTGAAATGAGCCGCGACGCGAATGACGTATTCCAAGCAGTCGAGAAACAGCTTCTGCTCGTCCCTTCTGCCGAGGAGTGCGAGCCCCCCGAGGCTTTTCATGGTGTGCAGCAAATACCATGAATCCATCCGCTCCATGTGCTCTTCCTCGCTCGGCGCGCCGCCCTTGAATTTCTCACCCGGTAGCCATCGGGCCATCGTCGAAAGGTCCTCCAGGTAGAATTCCGCGAGATTGCCATCGAGACGCTTCATCAGCGGATGAGGCTTGAGTCGCCACGCTTCGTATTCTGCCAAGGCCACCGTAATTGCCCCCTGGACCATGCTCTCCGGAGGCTTGTCATCCGAGCCCACGTAAGCATTCAGGAAAGTTCTCCTCCGAATCTTCCGCATGCAATGTCGAGAGGTCGCCAGCGCTTCCAGCGTTCTCTTGGCCGTGCGGGCCCAGTCATGCCACGGCCCCGGGGCGGGAGCAGTTTTCCGAAGCACCCAAGACATCCCTTCGATGAACTCGAGTGCGCGCGCCGCCTCGCCGCGTTCGCTGCTTCCC from Luteolibacter flavescens encodes:
- a CDS encoding sulfotransferase — encoded protein: MKPFFLITQPRAGGTALAQIIDRSTGNRCAGESFEFLEQLHAIERAPRDFAKGHGGEPWGRNAVPPSTWAPAFDDALRQWTGADMAAWNHGARSSYFGREGWTEAVERWSWLLQAFPDSRIVFLSRTPDDEQEISLVHTYPLWIPSFAECHGGVLRKAREMRDHFEDFHVMNPGRTVHLDMRDLTDLPGLSAKLARIGILIQPAAWRAVEEVRPGQLGAVRAEIKRLIHEREIVEPSSDSHGIDFYGSENPYAAQEAADNARLRDEPQRKSDVAKVFRPPIPEPCPGLKVEIHTLRHGEPDWLAECAASLDEWCWRQGYPLHVSGLNPDYPEAKFCEVDMLRQFLAGDADFMLYVDADVMVHPSAPAPAFLRSGGFHVMPDKPYKKVSGVWPEWMAEHFPELDPFAWTYRNAGVWGCDRAAAEAMLAVIREPYISGHQEQHQFNAWLAEAAVKGMEVHELSPEWNRFPDKQTGPAWFHHLAGGSKIRKLKRLRRAGYLPARPEAFPEQESTGERAVCWLWKADAAGWDELRHSMRSVRENLTETVPFHLFADERPDWLDDHAGVTFHLTPSYPEAIARAVQIADEVLLFNDDIFLLKPQSWDDFRVAIYRGVELVRDIRDNLVCTNRWRQGVGRAALSLYHHGHGTVRDFSTHTPYLFQRGRSITTMQRHGCWWKMPFETLYHTDHGTPCRRMDGDKTTSLPSEARFLNHGSQTPELALRQAISSRFATAPWEMDHKNVMAGDKATV